A portion of the Anthonomus grandis grandis chromosome 19, icAntGran1.3, whole genome shotgun sequence genome contains these proteins:
- the LOC126747328 gene encoding uncharacterized protein LOC126747328: MATSIRVIFLEILSIKIRSGLLCLTLLATRTAETTVGEQTTGIKTTRGTPQGGVTSPLLWSLVVDELLEILTNLGFTCIGYADDIVIVVKGRYKGTLYDLIQRSLSITEEWCTSVGLSINSAKTTIVPFTRKRKMQPTRDIHLGGQVVHTSDEVKYLGVTLDSKLSWNKHLEFTVNKATKAIMICRNLAGKNWGCSPKILRWMYTKMVKPIITYGAVVWHDTTKLSTVRRKLDKVQRLACVCITGAMKTCPTAALEVIVNLAPLHLAVEGAAKRAMFRLARDRTNSRDIDQRAWVSQTRSIPLFDLPKDEITRECHFVRNFSTKIDSKSDWENGSVARSLKQNTIKWYTDGSKTEKGTGAGVFGPGTKYSEPLGKYTSVFQAEIHAIERCAQLILNKDYLKQDIAIFTDSQAAIAALSSHVISSKMVRDCLGKLNEVGKRNKVTILWVPGHTGVQGNEEANILAKKGSGSQFVGPEPFCGIGKNTYLYELTKMEDQLRESLWDDHPGLRHSKMFLGTLDPKKSKALVSLTKTKLRIVTGFLTGHCHL, from the coding sequence atggctacgtcaattagagttatttttctggaaattttatctattaaaataagatctggtctattatgccttacattGCTTGCCACGCGTACGGCTGAGACTACTGTGGGCGAACAGACCACAGGCATCAAAACTACTCGTGGCACGCCTCAAGGAGGGGTAACTTCACCCTTACTATGGAGTCTAGTAGTCGATGAACTACTTGAGATATTGACAAATCTCGGTTTCACCTGCATAGGATATGCTGATGATATCGTTATTGTAGTCAAAGGCAGGTATAAGGGCACTTTATACGACCTCATACAAAGAAGCCTAAGCATCACGGAAGAATGGTGCACATCAGTGGGGCTGAGCATAAATTCAGCGAAAACTACTATCGTACCATTCACTCGTAAAAGGAAAATGCAACCCACCAGGGACATCCACCTGGGCGGACAAGTTGTACATACATCGGATgaagtaaaatatctaggagtgACACTGGATAGTAAGCTTAGTTGGAACAAGCATCTAGAATTCACAGTAAACAAGGCCACTAAAGCCATTATGATCTGTAGGAACCTAGCGGGTAAAAACTGGGGATGCTCCCCAAAAATACTGCGATGGATGTACACCAAGATGGTTAAACCCATAATCACATATGGGGCAGTGGTGTGGCATGACACTACAAAGTTAAGTACAGTAAGGCGAAAACTTGACAAGGTTCAAAGACTTGCATGCGTATGCATTACAGGAGCTATGAAAACATGCCCCACAGCAGCACTGGAGGTCATAGTTAACCTGGCACCTCTTCACCTGGCAGTAGAGGGAGCTGCTAAAAGGGCCATGTTCAGATTAGCAAGGGATAGAACGAACAGTAGGGACATTGATCAGAGAGCCTGGGTATCTCAAACAAGATCCATTCCCCTGTTCGATCTTCCCAAGGACGAAATAACTCGGGAATGTCACTTTGTTAGGAATTTCAGTACAAAAATTGACAGCAAAAGTGACTGGGAAAATGGATCTGTCGCCCGCTCACTTAAACAGAATACTATCAAATGGTACACAGATGGTTCTAAAACCGAAAAAGGAACAGGAGCTGGAGTATTTGGGCCTGGCACCAAATACTCAGAGCCACTGGGAAAATATACCAGTGTCTTTCAAGCGGAAATACACGCTATAGAAAGATGCGCTCAATTAATCCTGAACAAAGACTACCTCAAGCAGGACATCGCAATCTTCACCGACAGTCAAGCAGCCATAGCAGCACTGAGTTCACATGTCATCAGTTCTAAAATGGTAAGAGACTGTTTGGGCAAACTTAATGAGGTAGGAAAGAGAAATAAAGTCACAATATTGTGGGTACCTGGACATACAGGCGTGCAAGGTAACGAAGAAGCCAATATTCTGGCAAAAAAGGGATCTGGTTCTCAATTTGTAGGACCGGAACCTTTCTGCGGCATAGGAAAGAATACTTACCTATATGAGCTTACAAAAATGGAGGATCAACTCAGAGAAAGCCTCTGGGATGATCATCCAGGGTTGAGACACTCCAAGATGTTCCTTGGAACCCTCgacccaaaaaaatctaaagctctagtaagtttaactaaaactaaactacgGATTGTAACAGGATTCCTAACAGGGCACTGTCACCTTTGA